The sequence below is a genomic window from Candidatus Woesearchaeota archaeon.
CCATGGAGTTAAAAAAGACGAGGTGTTGATTGGTTCAGTTGGGGGAATAGCAAAAGTAAGAAAACTAAATGAGTTTTTACATCTCTTTAAAGACTTAGTTACAAAAAATAAAAAAGTTAAACTAATGTTTGTTGGTGGTGGAGACGATTTAATTAACTTAAAGCAATTAACTAAAAAACTAAATTTAGAGAGTTATGTTATATTTACTGGACAGGTTGAACATAAAGAAGTGCCAAAATATATCTCTGCATTTGACTATGGTCTATCTCATATACCTAATATATTTATTTATGAAAATAGTTTTCCGTTGAAAGTATTGGAATATTTAGCATGTGGTGTTCCTGTGCTAGCATCAGAATTGAAAGCGCATAGAGAGATAAGTAAACAATTGAAAGGAATTTATGTTTATAGAAATTCTGACGACATTTTAGGTTTTATTAAAACTACTAGAACTTTGATTAGACAAGACATGAGTAGATGGGACTGGGTATATCTCGCAAATTTATATAAAAATAATTGGGAGTTCTTATGAAAAAAGAAAAATTAATATTATTATTACTTTTTATTATTTTATTAGGGCTTTTTTCTTTTTTATTTAGTGTAAACAATAGATATATTCTTTCGGAAGATTTGCCTAATCTAATTGCAAATGCTAAAGCATTAGATGATTTTTCATCACCAGCAAAATCTCCTTTTTTTGAAAATGGTGAACCTGATTTTCATGCAACTTATACTACTGCTATAATCTCACTGTTGGGAAAATGGGATATAACTTTTATATCAATTAAGGATAAATTTTATTTTTTAAATTCGGAGTCTTTAGAACTACTATTAAATTATATTTTTTTTGGCATTTTTAGCATTATATTATTTATTTTGTCTGCTTATATTTTTGCTGCTAAATATTTTAACAATTTTAAAAAGGCAATTCTATTCCTGATTATTCTAATTTTTATAGTAGAAGTTCCTTTAGTTAGGTGGAGTGGTATTTTCTCATTGCATGGAATTAGCTTTGGTGCATTTTATTCGCAATTGTTTAGCATTTCTTTTCTATTTTTAACATTTTATCTCATTTTAAATTATAATCGGGATCATACTTTTTCTAATTTATTGTTAATACCTTTTTTTTTATTTATTAGTTTTATATCCCATCCATTGACAGGATTAATCTCGTTTAGTTTAACTATATTTTACTTTTCTCTACAACATTTTAAATCACGGAATAATCAATATTGCGCAGTTCTAATTTTAATATTCTTATCATTTTTTTTGAGTAATTTTTGGATTTATGTCTCTTTTTTTAAAGTAATTAACTCAATTATGCCATATCCATTAGTTTTAATAATTTTCATATTTATTATTTTACTCAATTATTTATTTTGGAATTTTAAAGGATATTTCCAAAAAATAGGATTTAAACTAATAGATAGTCAAAAAATTGTTAAAATGGGAATATTTTTAACTTTTATTATATATGTTTATTCAATTTTTTATTTTAAACAATATATCTATAAAGATATGGTATATTATTGGTTAATTAGCTTTTTTCCATTTATATACGCAGGTATATTTCTTTCTTACAATTATTGGGTAGATTATTTAAATGATATAAGAGACAATTTTTCTTTGTTACTTATAATTTGGTTTTGGGCTTCTTTAATGTTATTTATTATTGGTTTAATTGGATTTCCAGTAAAAGTTTTTTGGAGATTTTTATTTTTAATAAAAATTCCTTCTTCCATATTTATAGCTGATTCTGTTTATAGTTTTCTAAAAAATAAAGCCAACTTGTTTTATATTGGACTTGCTATTATGATTATTGTTTTGTCTACTATGAACATGTTTTCTGTAATCTTAAGTTCAGATACTGCAAAATATTTTAGAGAAGTTCCACCAGAATTTAAATTGAGTGGGATGATTACTTCAGAAAATGGGATTATTTTATCTGATCAATATACTAGTTATTTTATTTCTTCTTTAACAAATAATTATGTATTAGCAATTCCGTCTGATAGAATAAGTGATTACGAGCAGGAAAGAAATTCTAAGTTTATCAATATAATTCAATTTCTTTTTTCTAATAATGCTACATGTACTGACTTTCAAAAATACAATATTTCTCAAATCATACTTAATAAATTTATTAGGCTAGATGGTGAAAGGGTTGCAAAAGCTATTGATTATTCAGAGATGAAATATAATCTGGTGAAAAATTGTAATTTTAAACTAAATAAAGAAGATGCAAATTTTATAATAATTGGAAAAAATGAAACCCTCAATTAAACACCTAATAACAACAACTATCCTCTTCGCAATAATCCTACTTCTGTTCAATTATCTGAAAAACAATTTAAGTGATTTCAAGCAATTAACTCTTGTAAATCCACTTTATTTATTTGTTTTAGTATTGATATTTATGGCCGGCATGATTTTGAACGGATTTCTTTTAGATTATCTGATGCGTCCGTTTGGCTTAAGGTTGAATCTAAAAGAAATAATAGGTCTGCCTATAATAACCAATTTTTATAACTTAATCACTCCATTTAGGGGCGGTGCAGGTATTAGGGCAGTATATCTAAATAAAAAGCATAATTTCCCGTATGTGCATTTTCTTGCAACGCTTGGGGCAATATATGTAATTTTATTTTTAGTAAATGGCTTAGGGGGTATACTCAGCATGATTTATATCTGGCTAAGTTATAACATATTTAATTGGATAATTTTTTTAGCATTTACAGTTTTTACTTTATTTTTAATTGTAATAATAATTCTATCCCCTAAATTGCCTAAAAGCAAAAATAGTCTAATAAATAAATTTATCAAAGTAATTAACGGCTGGCACTTGATTAAAGATAATAAACAAGTATTGTTTATCACAACTATAATCGGTTTAGTGCAGTTAATATTAGGCGCTATCAATACTATGATTACATATAATTTATTTAGTATCCAGATAGATTTTTTTAAAGCATTATTTATTGCATCAGTAGGTTCACTATCAATACTTGTTGCAATCACTCCCGGAAATCTAGGCGTTGGCGAAGCAATAAGCATATTCTCTGCAAATTTAATCGGAATACCATTAACAGAAGCAATTGCTGCAACTATTTTATTAAGAGCAATAAATCTTGCAGTAATTTTAATCTTAGGACCTATCTTCTCATATATATTAATCAAACATGAAAAATAGCATAAAAGAAATTGTAGGAAAAAGCTTTTACCAGTTATTGCTAGTTTATTCTGCATTGATACTGGCAATTAGTTTAAACCTGTTCTGGAAATATACTTATCATTTTGAACTTTTTGCTTTAATTATTGCTATTCTTGGAACTTTTGAAATAAGAAGATTAAACACTAAAAGTATAGATAAGAGATTATTATATTCATTATTTATTTTAGCTATAGTTTTAATCTTGCTAACAAGAATAATTCCCTATTTAGATAACAATATACCAATTGGTTATGATGCGGGGATTTACAAATATGGAATAGAATCTTTTGCAAAGGATTTTTTTAATGCAGATTCATGGGTAAAAGGCGCATTAGAACCGGGATTTTTATACCTAACAACTTTATTAAAATTACTTTTTAACACACAAACCATCCTAATTAGTTTTTTTATATTATGTAATATTTTACTTGGTTTTTCAATATATAAAGCTGCAAAAGAATATTTTAATGAAACTTCTGCAATTATTGCATTAATGCTCTATTCGGTTTCATCAATACAATATTTGGTTTTTACTTATCTATATTATAAAAATATATTAGGATTAAGTTTTATGCTGTTTGCATTTTATTTTTTAAAAAGAGAAGATAATCTAAGATTTATTATCTTCGGAATATTAACCGGGATAATCCATAGACCAACCTTTTATTTATTTGGACTGTCATATTTAACATATACAATTTATGATTATAATAACATTAAACAAAATATAAAAAATGGGATATCAATTTTAATCTTTACAGCAATATTTTATATCGGCTTTTTTAAAGAATCAATATTGCCATTGATTAAGCCAGTTGCAGAATCTTTTATTTCTCCTGGTTCTTCAGCAGGCACATTTATTAATTTTTTTACTTACCAGTATTCAACTTTAGCATATCTTGCATTTTCAATATTGGGATTTTTTTATCTTATTCAATTTAATAAGTTTAACATATTAACATTTTATACTGGAATCACCGCAATAATAGTTTATTTTCAGTTATTTTTCTTTAATAGATTTATCATTCATCTTGATATTGCGTTGATTATTCTTGCAGGTGCCGGTTTTAACCAGATTATAACCCGAAAATTAGGTTTCTTAATTACTCTAATTTTACTTTTTAGCGCAGGTTTTGTTACAATCAATCACGCTATAAGTACAAATTCTTTAATAAATCAAAATGAATTAGAAACGATAGTACATGTATCAACATTAGAAAAAGATGCTTATATAATGACTACTAATTCAATTTATTCACCATGGGTCTTAGGATATTCAACTAGAAAAACGATTGCGCCAGGACTTTTTAATTATAATCTGCATAATAAAGAAGAATGGACTGAGTTCTGGACAGCCGATAATCAAACAAAACTAAATGAATTTATGGACAAATATGAGCAACCTTTATATATCTTTATTGGGGAACAACAAAAAGATAACTTAAAACAGTTTGATAATTGTATGCTGCCAGTTTATGAAAAAGAATCAAACGTAATTTACAGGTATATTTGTTAAAATAATGGAAAAAAACTTAGCAATACGGAACTCAACATCAGAATTTTTAATCTTTACAGTTAAAGCTAATGACGATTCCATAGAAGTAAAATACGCAGATGACAATGTTTGGCTTACTCAAAATATGATTGCTAAACTCTTTGATAAGGGCAGAAGCACCATAACAGAACATTTAAGTGCTATTTATTCGGAGGGAGAATTAGATAAAAATTCAACTTGTCGGAATTTCCGACATACTGCTTCAGATGGTAAGGAGTATAATATTAAATTCTACACAAAAAATGAAAACTAAAAAATTAAAAACAAATAAGCTAGTATTAATTATTGGACTGATTCCCTTAGTATTAATTTTATACTTAGTTAGTCAAAACTATATATTCTCTCATGAGATAGAGTATTTATATGATATTGGAAATGGAAATGAAAATTATTTATCTCCTGTTGATAGAATTTCTGAACCGATAAATACTGAATATCGGGAATTACAGGCAGATTTAGTCTATTTTGATGCGGAAGTGCCAAAAAACGCAGAATCAATTACAGTAACAACAAAATTAAAGAATATTAAAAATCAAAAGATTAGTCTTGGCGCAAAAGATAAAGAAGAGTGGCATTATACTTACAAACCGCTTGAAAATTATTTAATTGAGACACAAACTATAACTCGTAATGGGAAAACTTATGTTTCAATATCTTCTGATTCAAATATATGGTATGTTGTAGATACAATTTTTAATTTAGAGCAGGATAAACTATTCATTAAGGACAATAAGTTAAGTTTAGTATATCATGTTCCTAAATTAGTAAAGACAAATAGCATACCAATTGACTGGATAAATATTAAAATAAAAACGAAAGGAATAATTTAATGAAACCAATATTTAAGAAAAACAGTGCCGAAATTGTAAATTCTTTATTTCAGTCTTTGTTAGTTACATATTTAATATTATTATTAATTGAAGAATTACAAAAAGGTTTTGTTTCAATTTATTTAAATTTAAATTATTTATTAATTCTTGTAATAATTGCAGGCATTTTAGATGTATTTTCAGAACAGCCAAAGCTAAAGAAAGAAAAAGCCACTAAAAAAGATTATGCATTAATTATATTTTTAGGTGTTTTAGGTTTTGCTATAATTAAGTATAAGACCTATGCTTTAGGTTGGATATCATGGTTAATTTCAGCAATAGCAGGAATATTAATAATATTATTATCATTTTTGGTGCTTGAAGAAGATGAAAAAAAACCATAAAACTATTTTAAAAATAGTATTAATTATTTTATCAACCTTATTTATATTAAGTTTAGTAATTTTATTTTTTTCAAAATTAGATCTAATTAGTTCTTTTAGGATTGTTTTTGGTTCAGTTTATGTTTTGTTCTTGCCTGGATTTTTAATATCGTATTTATTTTTTCCAAAAACATCCGAATTAGAAAAAAAAGGATCAATCGATTGGATTGAGAGAATAGCTTTATCTTTTGCTTTATCAATTGCAGTTGTGCCTTTATTTATATTTTATTTAAATCTTTTAGGCCTGAAAATTACTGCATTAAATTCAGTTATTGTAGTTTTAATTATTATTTTACTTAGTTTAGGGATTATTTTTAGGAAAAAGAAATTAGAAAAAGTTCTTGCCTCTTCTCTTAAATACTAGGGGGTATTATGAGATAAAGAATTCTTTAAGGCAAGAACTTTTATAAAAATTATAAAAAAAAGTAAGGGTTTACCTTACTATTTCTATGCCTAATTCTCTACCGAATTCAGCGCGCGTAGCAGCGGCTTGTTTTTTATCCATTTTACCTAATATCCATGGTGATTTAACACCAGTTATAATAGTCATAACAATTAATCTGCCTTTTAGATTGTCAGAAACCCTTGCGCCCCAAATAACGTTTGCATCATCATCTAATGATTCAGTTACTAGTTCACCAACTCTATTTATATCTTCAAGAGTCATGTCCGGACCTCCAGAGATATGGATTAAAGCGCCAGTTGCACCTTCATAACTAATATCTAACAATGGATTGCTTAATGCCCCTTTAACGGATTCTTCAACTCTGTTATTTGTATCAGATGAACCTACTCCTATTGAAGCAACACCGCCAGAGGTCATTATTGCTTTAACGTCTGCATAATCTAAGTTAACTAATGATGGAATTGCGATTGTTTCAACAATACCTTTAATCATAGTGGCAACTAATTCATTTGCAACAGCAAAAGCTTGTTGTACAGGCAGGTTACCCGCAATTTGAACAAGTCTGTTGTTATCGATAACAATAACTGTATCAGATACTTGTCTTAACTGTTGTAATCCAAATTCAGCTTTATCAACTCTTGCCCTTTCAATTTTAAAAGGCATTGTAACTGTTCCGATAACAATTGCACCAGTATCTTTTGCTACTTGCGCAACAACTGGAGCTGAACCTGTGCCTGTTCCTCCGCCCATTCCTGCGCATACAAATACCATATCAGCGCCTTTTAAAGAATCTTTAATTTCAGCTATACTTTCTTTAGCTGATTCAGCACCTTTTTCAGGGAAACCCCCGCAACCTAAACCTCTTGTTAAATCTTTACCGATTAAGAATTTTCTATCTGCCTCAGTAATATCTAAGTGTTGTTTATCTGTGTTGCATGCAATAATTTCTGCACCGCGAATCCCTTTTTTGTATAACCAACTAACCATATTGTTACCGCCGCCTCCTGCGCCAATAACTTTAATATTAGCTTGTCCAACATTGAATCCAGATAAATCTGTACTGTTTTTCATAGCGTTTTCCACCATAAATTCCATCATTTTTTCCATCCCCCTTAATTCTATTTTGTTTGAGCTTGAATAGTCCAGTATAGTAAAATTTATATATTACTAATACAACTATCTTAGTAGAAACAGTTTTTAAGATCGCCAAATCTTACTTACGCCAAGAATCAACTTTGTTAAAATTTTCAAATCGCCAAATTTGAAAAATTTAATATTTGTTTAAAAGTTAAAATTCTTATCTTTTTTTAAGTTGTTCTTATATTTAAATCTTTTTATTTTATAAAATTTTATTTTGTTATCATTTTTATGTAGCAGTTTTAACATTTTATTAATCTATTCTCAAGTGTTAGTTTAGTTTTTTTAGAACATTTTAAATATTCATATTCTTTACGTTTTTATAATGGTCCAAATTATTAAAAAAAATATGGATTCTGGTTCAAATGAACAAGGAAATTCTGCAGGGGTAAATGCATTACTTCGGGGCGGGTCGCCACAACAACATTTTTTAGGTTCATTATGGGATAATTTAAAGTCATTTAACCCCTTTAAAGAAAAATATGAGATTCTTAATGATAATTTTATTATTTATAATGGCAAAAAATTGTATCAGATAAGGGCTCTTTATGATTTTTTATCTGTAAAAAAAGGGAATCTTGGAGGATATGTTGAATCGAAATTAAACCTTTCGAATAGTGGGACTTGCTGGATATATGATAACGCAAAAATTATGGGTGGCGCACAGGCATTTGGCAATGCCCAAATCTTAGATAATGCTGTTGTTTTTGATGGAGCATCAATTTCAGACAATGCTAAAATTAGTGGTGAGGCATCTGTTTA
It includes:
- a CDS encoding flippase-like domain-containing protein translates to MKPSIKHLITTTILFAIILLLFNYLKNNLSDFKQLTLVNPLYLFVLVLIFMAGMILNGFLLDYLMRPFGLRLNLKEIIGLPIITNFYNLITPFRGGAGIRAVYLNKKHNFPYVHFLATLGAIYVILFLVNGLGGILSMIYIWLSYNIFNWIIFLAFTVFTLFLIVIIILSPKLPKSKNSLINKFIKVINGWHLIKDNKQVLFITTIIGLVQLILGAINTMITYNLFSIQIDFFKALFIASVGSLSILVAITPGNLGVGEAISIFSANLIGIPLTEAIAATILLRAINLAVILILGPIFSYILIKHEK
- a CDS encoding glycosyltransferase family 39 protein → MKNSIKEIVGKSFYQLLLVYSALILAISLNLFWKYTYHFELFALIIAILGTFEIRRLNTKSIDKRLLYSLFILAIVLILLTRIIPYLDNNIPIGYDAGIYKYGIESFAKDFFNADSWVKGALEPGFLYLTTLLKLLFNTQTILISFFILCNILLGFSIYKAAKEYFNETSAIIALMLYSVSSIQYLVFTYLYYKNILGLSFMLFAFYFLKREDNLRFIIFGILTGIIHRPTFYLFGLSYLTYTIYDYNNIKQNIKNGISILIFTAIFYIGFFKESILPLIKPVAESFISPGSSAGTFINFFTYQYSTLAYLAFSILGFFYLIQFNKFNILTFYTGITAIIVYFQLFFFNRFIIHLDIALIILAGAGFNQIITRKLGFLITLILLFSAGFVTINHAISTNSLINQNELETIVHVSTLEKDAYIMTTNSIYSPWVLGYSTRKTIAPGLFNYNLHNKEEWTEFWTADNQTKLNEFMDKYEQPLYIFIGEQQKDNLKQFDNCMLPVYEKESNVIYRYIC
- a CDS encoding phosphoribosylaminoimidazolesuccinocarboxamide synthase codes for the protein MEKNLAIRNSTSEFLIFTVKANDDSIEVKYADDNVWLTQNMIAKLFDKGRSTITEHLSAIYSEGELDKNSTCRNFRHTASDGKEYNIKFYTKNEN
- a CDS encoding DUF1616 domain-containing protein yields the protein MKKNHKTILKIVLIILSTLFILSLVILFFSKLDLISSFRIVFGSVYVLFLPGFLISYLFFPKTSELEKKGSIDWIERIALSFALSIAVVPLFIFYLNLLGLKITALNSVIVVLIIILLSLGIIFRKKKLEKVLASSLKY
- the ftsZ gene encoding cell division protein FtsZ, yielding MEFMVENAMKNSTDLSGFNVGQANIKVIGAGGGGNNMVSWLYKKGIRGAEIIACNTDKQHLDITEADRKFLIGKDLTRGLGCGGFPEKGAESAKESIAEIKDSLKGADMVFVCAGMGGGTGTGSAPVVAQVAKDTGAIVIGTVTMPFKIERARVDKAEFGLQQLRQVSDTVIVIDNNRLVQIAGNLPVQQAFAVANELVATMIKGIVETIAIPSLVNLDYADVKAIMTSGGVASIGVGSSDTNNRVEESVKGALSNPLLDISYEGATGALIHISGGPDMTLEDINRVGELVTESLDDDANVIWGARVSDNLKGRLIVMTIITGVKSPWILGKMDKKQAAATRAEFGRELGIEIVR